The Gadus morhua chromosome 10, gadMor3.0, whole genome shotgun sequence genome segment ttatggcTGACCGAATGTAGAGAATGTTCTTGAAGACCTGCGTCCTCCCATTGCCTGTGGATGTCTGGAGAATAATGACTTTTTCTCCCTACAAGTGATCCTTGAGAAGGTGACAATACTTTTCTAATTCAAATGGTGCTGTCTTGCTCAACTTGTAAGAGCATTCAGGGCCGATCCTGAACAATTTGGTGCCCCAGGCGAAAAGGGTAGGCCTATTATAGACTTAAAGAGACCGTTTTCTAAAAGCAATAAGCAACTTGAGTCTAATTCACCGTTCGTCGGCTCAGCTACAAGACCACTTCGGGCAGACCCCTCTTCAATTGGCCACCAACCACGTAATTTACATATCAAGAAGGGGGGGCTTCTTTTGTAAAGGTCTCATGTACATTGATAAACCTGTAATCTGCATGCGCTACGATGTAGTCAGGAGCCTGGTCCTCATTAAGTTATAATGGGTTGAATAGACACGCAATTATACCAATGACATTATACTTACTACAGATTACAATAGTTACAAACACGTGGTCTTCAAGCCAGGACAATGTTTGGTTGAATTTTCTCCCAGGGTTGTATGACAGGGGGACTACCAGAGGTTAAACGTGTTGGGGCAAGCTGGCATTAACATGGACGAGCAAGACTGCAATGGCACCACATGCTCATCGCCGTCCAGATGAAGGATAGTGCCATGGTGGCCAAACCACTCAAGATGGGAGCTACCGCTCTGGTATACTAATCCAGAAGAATAGAAAGAAAACCCAGGCTATGACGTCGCTACTGCACAATATACGccgctctcctcttcctccctcctgttGAACAAGGCTGTGACATTTTACCTCGAGGGCCGCACCTTCCTCTTCAGCCATCCTCGCAAGGTCACCTACTTCCTGTCATGTGACCCTTATTCAAATGAGGAAGTCACCCGTGTGGCGGACTGCCCGATAGCGAGTTCTGGACCGCTGGGGAGGTTTTGGGGTGATGTCCTGACATCCAGGGTTCTGCTGAAGAAAGCTAGCCTCAACACACCCCCCACCCTGGCACTTCTGAACCCCTCAGCAGACACGCCCTTGGAGGAAGGCGTCGTGGGAGCCGTAGAACTGGTTCTCCTCGGAAAGACGCTGAAATGCAACCTCGACTCGATATAAGGTCTTCTCCTTACTGGAATCCAAAGCTGTGAGGCATGCTGACAAGGTGGGTTCAATGTCAACCCTGCGCTCTGATGATTCAATATTTTTGTTGTACAACATACATTCGATAACACAGAACTCGGTTCTTTGCCTTCCTATCATGAAGGTTGTGTTGAGGCGCAGCGGAGGCCGGTTTGTGGACTGGGCGGCCTCCTCAAAGCCGGTGTATCTCTCACTGGACATTACGGAGGAGGTGTGGGCCTACGTGGTCAAGCTCCTGCCGGGGCTGCTCCCTGGAGAGGCAGCCCTTCTGGAGGGCTTCTGCCCTCCCCTGAAGCCCCAGGCCACCCTGGAGGTGCGCACCTGGGAGATGTACACAGGTAGGGGGCTGGGTGAAAGGAAGGGTGGTGTGCTTTAAAGGTCAAGCAGTAATCAGTCAGAGGAAAGATCGGATTGTCACAGTGGGTGTAAGCTCATGTTGTGCCTGAACAGAATGGAGGTGAGGTTATTGAATGTCAATCAGAACTTGACACGGATAAGGTAGTGCAGATATGAATGGAAAGTCTTGAGtctccaataaaaaaaatcgatggAATGGTCTACTCAATGTACTATTGCCATGAAATTGCATCGTGGTCTTCCTTCCTGTCTCAGGTGGCCCGCCTCCCATCCCTGACCTGTCCTTCAGATTGTGTGCCGTGGTTAACCGCTCCCCACAGGACATCCATCTCATCTACAAGGTGCACGTAGATCTGATCTCTAAAGTCATTAGCATGGGTTACTATTAGTTTGTAGCATTCACCTTTTTTTTGCCTTCCCAATCTCTCCGCCAGTTGGTGTGTAGAGTGGGCGCCTCggactctcctctctcccaccatcAGTCTTTGTGTCAGTCCTTGGAGACCACCTTGAGAGCATGCGGCTTTACTGACCCTATGTTTGCTGTCTCGCTCCGTCACTTAGCAACCAAGACTGCCCTGGACTGTGTCCGCCTCATCATGGAGGCAGAGTCCGACATGTCCTGAAAAATGAGGAGGCGTCAATGCGCAGACAGACATGATTGGTGCGCAATTCATATCATGAATGTGTTCATCTTAATTACCATTTTAATGCATATAGAGAAATTATACCACCTTACATGTTGTAATAATGATGTATTTAACTTTGGGGTCACTTGGTCTTTCAGATTTAATTTAAGTTGAGGTTTGTAAGATCAACCCTTCTCTGGTCTTCCTCCATTTAGGTGTAGATTTGCTCTTCACATCTGTGgtcctgtttttttattttattaaaccaTTATTTGACCAGGTCCTGGTAAAGTAGGGAGTCCTGTCCAAGATGGTAGCTATTCAGTTTCACAACAAAATTAAAAAGTACAAAGACCGAACATTTAGCAGTAGGTCTCAGAAACCACAGGTAACATTCTGGCACCAAACATACTGCTGGTGACAGGTTTGGCTAGTGAAGTAAATTCCATTTGATTTGCGTCTTACCCTTTACGTCTTCAATGACGTAAAGTAGGTATCAGGTCCTCTAGTTGAAGATGTGTCTGCAAGATGTTACAGGCTTCAGGGGCTGAAAACTTGTAAATCAATATCTGCCAATGAGTGCCAATGTTGTTAACATAGATAGTAAACTAAAGTGGACCCAAAACAGAACCTTGGGTGACCCCTTAATACCGCAAACATTTActgtactcacacacatccatgccAAGCCCATGACCCCTTTTACTCCTTTCCTTACGTCCACCAGATAGTCCTTGTCACGGCGACCCCAACCACTTTGCTTCCAAGATGGTGGATCactgtgtgattggctgacggcCTCCGAGCTTCACCCCGACGGCTACGTTTGCTTCTGGGATGACTGCGTGATCCTGACGTCGCAGATCTGCGACACGCTCCGCCTGAGGGGTCCTCTCCCAGGGGCCGTGTCCATCGCCAAGGAGAAGAGCAGAACCCACCTGCACCTTCTGTCGCTGACAAAGGCCGCGGGGGTCCTAACCGCGTCCGTAGAGGAACCAGGAATGAACGGCTCGGAAGAGGAAACCTTAAGAGCCCTTGCCGAATTCGGTGCCAGGGATTTCCTCACTGGCTCCACAGAGACAATCGAGAGCACTTGCACACATTCCTTATTGGTTGCTTCCCCACGCCTCCCGGCACACacttcctccccttcccttgATGATCCATTCCATCCATGCGTTCCCCTGCTCTCTCAGTTTCCCAGCTTCTACGCGGTGCCTTGCCACCAAGTGGAGAGCGTCTCGGACCTGAACAAGGCAGGCACGCATCGGAGGTGACCTGAAGGAGGAGCGGACCACCCAGGTATCGGGCTGGGCTTGGGGAACGCCATGACCCTGATGGAGTATGTAGATGGCACCGAACACGACGTCGACGTCGTCATATTCAACGGCCCCACCCGACCCCCGACCTTTACCGAGACCACGGCCCAGATGCCCTCGGGACTGGCCCCGGACAAGCGTGGCCAGCTGATTAGGGCGGCCTACCACGCCTGCCTGCGCTGCGGCCTGCGCGACGGCGTGTACAATGTGGAGCTGAAGATTCCGGAGCTGGGCCCGCGCCTGATCGAGATGAACGCCCGCATGGGGGGCTTCTACCTGCGCAACTGGATCCTGCAGCTGTACGGTGTGGACCTCGTGCTGGCGGCCTTCATGGTGGCGTGTGGCGTGCGGCCCCTCCTGCCCTCCGCCTCCGACCTGCCGGCGGGGGGCCACCACTTTGCCGGGGTGATGTGCGTGGTGTCCCAGCACCTCCAGGCTCTGAGGACCACGTCCAGCCTCACCTACCTGCGGAGCCTGCACCAGGAAGGAGCCAATTGCTTCAACGAGCTGGCCGCGGCCGACGAACTCATCGCAGGGCAGTTCGAGGAGCCCTTCTGTAACGTGGCGATGAGGGACACCTGCGCCGAGAGAGCCCGCCAGCATATGCTCGTCCTCTGCCAGGCCATGGGGCTAAACCGCCCCCCACACTATGACCTCACCTTCTTCCTGTCTGAGTTTAGTTAATCTGACGCTTTGGATCGGAGCAAACTGAAAGCGCTCATTTTGAATTAATCGAGATGGCTGGCTCAATGCGTTATTTGCATCTTGGTAGCGCCTTATTGGGTTTTAGGGTACAGCATGTATGCCGACCACTAAATGATTTACTCTCATGATAATGTGCATGGATCTATAGTGAATATAAACACGTCTTACTCATCTGAATCTTAATGTATTGAGGAGGATTCTTAAGTAATAAGTAAGTAATACACAGAATTTTGTGTTCAACAAATCACAGTGCTGAGATTCCTGGTCCTTTCATCAATTCATTAAGGGCAACGGCCCTTGTTTTTTATTCATGGCTATCCAAATATAGGCCAAATAAAAGTTCTAGTAACTATGTTCTCACTATCTGTGCAACCTATAAGTGCCTTAACATATCACCTTAACCAAGGTGTCAAGgtgtcaataaaatatatttttccaaaTCACCTCAAAGGACTTCATTACAATTCTTCCTGTGAAACATAAAATGTGCACTACAGTGATGCTCAGAACAAGTGTGTCAATAACGATTGCTAGTTTGAAAATCCCGGTCATGCCAGTATTTTCCCGTAGTCAAAGCTGCTGGCCAAAATATTATTGAGAATGGCAGGGTAGAGAAGATGAAGGGCAAAAGGCAATTCAACGTCAAGCTGCTGAAATGTATTCAGCTTAAAGGTAATTTTGCATCATATTACATGCGTTCCCCAAACAGGATTTAAGAGCATTGCATTCTTGAGCCATTAGACCCAAAAGGCAAACGGTCAGCCATGAAAATGTACCCAGGCAGAAGTGGTAAACACAACCATCAGGTCTTTGTTGGTAAGGATGTTGGAGAAGTGTTTCGGCACTAGATGGCGAATTAGGACTTGAACATTACCTCTAACCCCCGCTTTGCACAGTCACTCATCTCCAATCCCAAAATCAAACAGGTTGCAACTATGGGTATTACACTGTGAATAACATATCATAGTGCACGGTGTAGTCCAGACATCTCCTCAAGTTGGTTCACTTGAAGTTTGGGATAATATGAGTaacttatttattattgtaaATGCAGATACAAGAGGAATCCACTGCCAGTCCGTTAACTGCTTTCATTGTATCCTGGACAGAGAGTAACATATTTTGCACCATACAAACTACTGTCTGATTCGGTCACCTCGATCCGGAGTCCACCAAATTCgaagaaaatattttattattattatttggagTGATAAATACATTTGACAGCGACTGAATACTCAAAGATGTGGCAGCTCATGTGttgtcctcatcctcctctcccaaACCGAGGAGGAAGAGCAACATAGACAGGGCAGACGCAGGAAAGCTTCAATGTGGTCATGAACAGCAAGCCTCTGCATCTGTTCATCAAGAGGGAGGCTTACCTCATTCGACCTGACACAGTATTAGAGATAACACCAGTAGGCCGACTGACTGCTGAGTGCTCACTCATAGAGTGGTCATAACAACACCATATAAGGTCGAACTCAACGGTCCGTTCAACTGTCTCTTTATACTCTCTGAGATAAACCAGACCCAATAGGGGTAACCTCTTCAGCATCCTGACCAATATACCATCGAATTTCTGGGGTCCCACTGATGCTCCGTGAACTCCCGGCAGAGGGCATGACCGTTTACCTTGTAGCTCTGAATAAACCAATTCATGTTGAACCGTCACCACTCCTTCAGTCATACCACACCCAGATATCAGAGGCATCCCAGAAATTAGCATCTAATCCACGCTGGATTAAATGCGGGGGCTCAGTTGTGTGCGGCTGGCTGGATAAAGGGGTCCTTTGTTTTATCACAATTTGAGTAACATCGCCCCCTCGTGTGCGCTTGTGTCCTCCTTCCCAGATTGTGGTTTTGATGTTTGGCTGAGCGGAACTCCTGATGGCGtctgaattttattttatttacggTGTGTCTGCAATTATAAACTACATATCCTTCGGGCAGGGAGCCgtggtaggcctacatcacACTATTAACTATCGCTCAAAACATTGGAACGACGGCATGTTTCAATGCATGCTACATGTTAATGTTATCGTTCACAGTTGtctcctttcttttctttctagttTTTCATCTGCGGGATTCTTTCCATTTCAAGTGTCCGTCATCCATCCAAGAAATGTGTATGTTTACCTTAATTCTTgttttcgagagagagagagagagagagagagagagagagagagagagagagagagagagagagagagagagagagagagagagagagagagagagagagagagagagagagagagagagacctattTGTAAAACACCTTTCTCTTGTAGGTGACGGTGTGTTTGGCCATGTATGTAGTGGCCCTCATTCCAATGGTAATTTCAGCGCTCAtcagaatgtatttttttggtGTATGGTTTAGATATTTCGAAGATGAATTACCCTCCGAAATAATGGTAAGTGATTGCCCAAAACAAGcaaaaaaccaaacacaaaccaTATTGAGTGGATGATATGGAAAAACGAATGTAATTCTCTAATTTACTttgtctcttcttttttttcatgcagAAAACGCTTATTCAAGCCATACTGTTCATTTGTAGCTTATGTGTTTCTGGACTGCTTATCTTTTTGTCTACGGCTGCACGTAGAGCTCTGAAGTCAACACAATCCCAGGTAATAATTTCCCTTGAAATTGACAACCGAAGTAAGTGCTATTAGTAAGGACGCGGTAGTTAGTTGCGTCTTAATTTGTGCTTGAATATAGTAGACCTACTAGCACCTTCCAGGCTTGAGCATATTCTTCCATtaaaataaagatttttttcGTCCTGATCTATTTACAGGTGATTGTCCAGCACATCGAACCAGCCATGACACTTGAAACAATACCGACTGAATAGCATTTATTCTGCTTATTCAGTCATGTTAATCCGCCTTGAAATGGTAGGCTATCCATCTCACTGCATGATCTCACTACGCTTTGGTGCCATATCCGGCTTTATATGGACGTGCCAGCCCACCAGGTGGCAATACAGCAccttttttatctttattttccaACTCCGGCTGTGTTTAAAGCCTACTTTTGTACAATTATAGTGTGTTTAAGTTCATAATGTGTAACAATCTCTAATTCTTGTTTGATaatttcttatgttttattatttgccTACCACTATATAGTGGCTACCACTATATAGTGGTAgccaaaaaaaaagggtaaGAAAGGGGGACTACCAGAGGCTAAACGTGTGGGGGCAAGCTGGCATCAACATAGACGATCAAGAATACAATGGCACCACAGATATGCACATCGCCGTCAGATGAAGGATACTGCCATGGTGGCCAAGCCGCTCAAGTTGGGAGCTTCCCCTCTGGTAAACTAATCAAGCAGAATAGGAAGAAATCACAGGCTATGATGTCGCTACTGCACAATATACGTCGGTGAAGGTGTTTTGCAACACGTGATCTGATAACATTACCACTGCGTCTCTGCAGGAGTGGGACCCTGGTCTAGGTCAGCAGTGGACCACGCTCGAGAGCAGAATCTCTGGATAATCTTGAGGTTTTTCCTCCCACTTTCAGGAAAAGGAGAGCTACCAGGAACTTCTGGTCAGGGAGGCCCAAGGAATCCCCCTACATCCTTTATGAAGGACAACGACTGTTTTACAGAACAAGAAACACTTTGCctattcaaattgaaaacatCTTCAATGCAACGGTTTTAACTTCACAAAAACCCAATACAAACATTTAGTTCAAAGTTGGTCACATTTATTCAGATCTGAGGCATAAAGAAATAGCAGGAGTTTGCAGGACAGGAAGTACAAACAACTTTGGtccatctttatttatttttttcatcatttttaaatattgcGTTTAATAAACGTAGCTTGCTGTGTACAGAGACTGCGTGGCGGACTGGTCGGACGAGCCGGTCGGCTTATATTCTCCCTTAGCGGCCAGGCCATTGATCTGAGGAACACAAGGGCCAAAGTCGACAGGCTGTTAATAATCAGCCACACACGTTGGGCAACTTCAAGGGAAAAGGATCCCGACAAAGTTAATATGATCACAAATCAGCCATGTGTTACTTAATAGCCAGATAAGCAATGGTATCTCAACAATCTTCGAATACATCATATTATTATTGTGATgctgccccaccccccccattgGCTCACCTTCGCCCTTGTGCTGAAGGCTTGCTGGGAAGCGGCCTTGTTGGCGGTCTTGCCCTGCCAGGCTGCGAGTGCGGAGGCCTGGAGTGCGCGACCGAAGGAGAAGGTCAGCTTCCAGGGGCGGTGGAGGGGCACCTGGTTGACGGCGTTCAGGTTGAGGGAAGCTTCCTCCTCGCTCTGGCCTCCAGACAGGAAGCAGACGCCTGGGAGGAACCGGGGCACGCTTAGGTTAACCTAGTGTGCACCTTGCCATGACTTCTACAGCCTCCTCGGTTGGTAGTGCCACACCGGGTATGTCCGTCCCtcaaaaagcattttttttaaagaaagccTTACCGGGTACCGCGGACGGGACGGTTCTCCTCAGAGCGGTCACTGTTGCCATGCCGACCTCCTCAGGGGTGAACTTCTGGGTGCAGGAGTGTCCAGCGGTGACCATGTTGGGCTTCAGCAGGGTGCCCTCCAAGTAGACGTGGTGGTCGGACAGGGCCTTGTAAACAGCCGCCAACACCTGGGGACCAGGAATCGGTTCAGTTGGAAATGTAGGCGCCAGAAAACCAATCCACCGAGTCAAAGTTGTTGGAGAGCATAGCCTTTAGTGTTTGGGGCTTGTTTCAGTTATGGTTTTCTACTGACCTTCTCTGTGACATACTGGCAGCGCTTCAGGTCGTGGTCTCCGTCAGGAAGGATCTCTGGCTCCACGATGGGCACCAGACCGTTCTGTTGGGGCAAGTTGTGTTACTTTAACCGACCGGCACTCATGGAGTCCTCGTGAAGTGAATCACTGATGTACTTCACTGAATGTGCATGGATGCAGGATGAATCCTAATCACACACCTGTTGGCAGATGCTGGCATATCTTGCCAGCACGTTGGCATTTTCTGCGATGGCCAGAGCGGAGGGGCAGCCGTCGGAGATCTTGAGCACGGACCTCCACTTGGCAAAGTCACAGCCGTCCTTCTTGTACTGGGCACATCGTTCTGAAAGGCCGTCCAGACCTGCAGGGGGACACACCCGTTTTTAGACACCTTGTTGATGCCTTTAATATGATACGATCAGGAATGCATCCTTTAGTGTCGGGCCATGTTGACAATTACAGAAACGCAAATAATGTTCTCTCAAAATACAGAAGAGATGAGCTCCAAGCAAGTACCTTGTGTGGTGGTTTCACCGTCGGTTCCGTTCAGGCCAGCGGTGCCTTTATCTACCTGATACAAGAAATAAATTAATCAGTAACTCCCAGGGTCAAAGTGACAAATTTGTTGAGGTGCGAATCCTTTTAGGACTGGCTTGAGAAGCGGGCTTGTTGCCCCCTCGTTTACCTTAATGCCTACAACAATTCCCTTGTCCTTGATGACTTGGGGGAAGAGCTTGCCGTTGTCAGCCTTCTGGTACAGGGTCTCATGGAAGCAGATGACGCCCCCGATGCTGCTGGCGAGGGTGTCGACGGAGAAGAGCAGGTCGCGGAAGTAGCGACGGttctcctcactgttctctACGTTGATCTTCTTCAGGCGATTTCCCATGGTGCCTTTGAAGGAAAACATAGAATGATTACTATCAAGGTAACTTTTGAATACACACAGAAGGAAACATTATGTCCAAGTCCAAGCATTGTATCCTTTTCACCTGTGGATTCATCTGCAGCCAGAATTCCCTTTCCAGGGGCCACCATCCTCTGAGCAATGTCAGAGAGCTCCTTCTTCTGCTCCGGAGACAGGGCCGGGAACTGATGAGTCATACtaagaaaacaaagaaaatgagAGCATCAGGTGTTACGTCAGGCAGTAAAAGGTCCTTAGGGCCCCATTGGCTTTATGGAGTTGCATTTACTTCTGAATAAAACCAAAATCAAAATACCACAGGTAGGATTACTGGTTAATGTGCACATGCAAGAGAGTGGCTACAATTAACCTTTCCACCTATGcaaaatgtttagttttataAGTGCAAAAACTGCCGGTTATAGATCAGCGTAAGAGGCGATGGATGATATATAGATTCACTGAACCATTTCCGCATACGTCGTCAAACCAATGAACAGAATAATTGCATCGCGaaaagttaaataaaaaaatcaacatCATGGAAGATATGAATACAGATCCGTAAGTGCATTATAAGTTGAACACATGCATGTTAACTTCACCATTCAAGTAACTTTTACCAAACATGAGAAGCTTTTGCAGTAATCTTACTTGGCAGTTGTTGATATCACACTTGAAGATAAACGAACAGAAGGCTTCCGCTGCCACACAACAGACGAGCAGTGATCGGGTAGGACAAGCAGTCGCCACAGAGCGGGCTTTATTGActgtggagtggaggaggaggcgcaaCATGTGGCAGAGGCGTGCATCAGAGGCGTGCAGCGGCGTTCATCATGCAATTGGTCCAAACGCATAGACTGGGCGTGGTCCACGTATTAATGATCATTGTTGGACTTTGACTAATCACAACCTGACAGGATGATTTCAACTCCGAAGATCATGGCCTGAAAGTGTACTGGCTGTAAAAGCTTAGAACATATTAGTGGAAAATCAGGATCACCTTGTCGAAATGGATTGCATCATCTAGTTGGGACGTGTTCCAATCTAAATGGAgacggctgtcgccttgcaatGCTGCAAATCCGgttactttgttttttgtttgagtTTTTTCTTCTCCCTCTACTTGAGTTATCTATTTTAGTTACATTTCTCAAAAGGAGAATAATATGCATGCGTTGTAATGAAGATTAAATGCACATTTCAGAATATTTTAGTTGGGACAACATTTTATGTAGCCTAACCCATTAGTTCAGAGGTCCACCATTGAAGATAAGGCCTGTTCACACAACATGATGATGAATActatcattttattgtattgaatGCATTTAGAATCAAGATAGTCGTTTATTGTTCTCAAAAAGGAAATTCATTCTCACTGACAATAGGGTGTACCCTTAAACAGAGTATATAGACATAGTACGCAAGACCTTATAATAAAATACAACCCAACACAAGACTCGATTAAATAATATTGTATTATCATTCACATACGTGTCAAGACCAGGGCCgtggcaccaaatcctgggccctgtatacgagaggtactgatgccccccccctccatcaggggggagacgtggccgtgtgcaactcctaacactatgggctggtggataattcaaaagaaatattttttttttttttgccatgggccacccctctgccttgggcccccccaatCATGTACCTTCCCCATAGATCAGGAAGGTACATGATTGGAAACACTCTTCTGCAGATGTAGCACTTAGTGTGGCTTGGTTATTTCTACAAAGAAGTGagcaattattattttgttttgtttatgcaCTCTTCTCGTGTCCAACCATACGCCAAAAGACTTCAACATGACGTTCATAAACAGTATTGATCCTGGTTCAAAGAACTTTCAGGGACTTTACTCATAGCCCCAGCAGTCATTTGCTGACTCCTGCGTAACATACACCCAGCGATGAGGTAGGACAGAGGACGGGAGCACATGAATGAGCCAACCTTTGATCAACATGGACCCTGGACCCCATGAGCAATGGTCTTCTAGGTCAGGAGTTCCGCCTTTCAGTCAAACTTCCTGCGCAAACCTCCATGAAAAACTGCTTCATTCTTT includes the following:
- the aldob gene encoding fructose-bisphosphate aldolase B; translated protein: MRLDQLHDERRCTPLMHASATCCASSSTPQSIKPALWRLLVLPDHCSSVVWQRKPSVRLSSSVISTTANMTHQFPALSPEQKKELSDIAQRMVAPGKGILAADESTGTMGNRLKKINVENSEENRRYFRDLLFSVDTLASSIGGVICFHETLYQKADNGKLFPQVIKDKGIVVGIKVDKGTAGLNGTDGETTTQGLDGLSERCAQYKKDGCDFAKWRSVLKISDGCPSALAIAENANVLARYASICQQNGLVPIVEPEILPDGDHDLKRCQYVTEKVLAAVYKALSDHHVYLEGTLLKPNMVTAGHSCTQKFTPEEVGMATVTALRRTVPSAVPGVCFLSGGQSEEEASLNLNAVNQVPLHRPWKLTFSFGRALQASALAAWQGKTANKAASQQAFSTRAKINGLAAKGEYKPTGSSDQSATQSLYTASYVY